The following nucleotide sequence is from Leptodactylus fuscus isolate aLepFus1 chromosome 10, aLepFus1.hap2, whole genome shotgun sequence.
tttcagcatgttacagcagcatagtaatacagatacaggataatacacagtaatattacacataagctgagaatagaagatatactaggagtccatagcagctaaggaaaaaacggaagagaaagaggaagacctcatggtcatggtcataatcattagttctctgtgcggagtgatcttcgcttggtctgatgtagattatacagcctggtcgcggttggaaggaaggacctgcgatagcgcttcttctcacacttggggtgaagcagacggtcactaacagtgctgccaagtcccatcagggtcccatacatggggtgggatttgttctcccgcatggaggtcaccacagacagtatccttctgtcacccaccacctgtactgggtccagggggctccccaggacagagctggccctcctgatcagcctgtcaagtctatttctgtccctggttgatatactgctcccccagcaggccaccgcGAAAAAgttggctgaggcaaccacagagttgaagaaggccctaaaaagtgtcccctggactccaaaggccctcagcctcctgagcaggtagagtctgctgtggccctcactgtgcagcgcctccaggtgatcagcccagtctagtttattgttgaggatcacgcccagatacttataggtcctgactatctcaatacatgttccttggatctccactggggtcggagcactcctccccttactaaagtccaccaccatctccttggtcttcccagcattaatcctgagctggttctgctggcaccattcaacaaaatcctggtttaagtctctgtattccctatcgtcgccatcagtgataacgcctactatagcagagtcatcggagtacttctgtaagtaacagctggatgagtggtgcctaaagtcagcagtgtacagtgtgaagagaaatggggcaagaactgtaccttgtggtgcccccgtactacagatcacagtgtcagacacaccgtcttgggctctcacatactgggggcggtttgtcaggtagtctggtatccagttggacaggtggtggtccacaccaccaaggttcagcttctccctcagtagccctggctgaatggtgttgaacgcactggagaaatcaaagaacattattctcacagtgttcccgggtttctccaggtgagagagagctctatgaagaaggtggatgatggcgtcatctaccccaatgcccggccgataggcaaactggagggggtccagagcggagctcactagggggcgtaggtgtgtcaggaccagtctctctaggaccttcatcaggtgggatgtcagtgctactggtcggtagtcattgtagcccatcgggttgggtttctttgggactggtaccacgcaagatgttttccacagttgaggtaccactcccagctttagactcatattgtacatgtgcgtaataatgccacctagctggtcactgcacattttaagaactcttgtgctTATACCATCCGGTCCTCTGTTATGGGTTTTTTTGGGTTCTCCAACACAGTACTAATCCTATTTCCCTTCTTTGCTTTTTTAGGTGAAGGATTTAGTTGCCAGAATACACGGCAGATGGAAGAACTGCTACTTTATTCTCGCCCAGTTCAGGTAAAACACACAGTTTTATATTACTATCCCAATGTCTGGCAATTCTTTCTTTcattccctttaagggggttttcccgtgaacataaccatattataTATGGAGACCATTACACATTTTTGGCAaataaagttttaaagatttcttcTAATCATCTTAGGGGTGATATCTGTTGTCTCGATCGGTTActgatggatacgaccatgactgTAGGAATTTCCATGTTcctggacttgtcagaaacccagccatgattttcttattgtggacaggcAAGGAGTAAATAACTggaccacaataagaaaatcatggctgggtttctgacacgtCCCAGAGCATAGAAAGTTTATGTATTCATAGAGGTATGCAGTGGCGACCAATCCAGACAAAAGAGGGAGAAATCTGTAGAACTCTGCAGCGTTATTACGGTaccttttatttgcaaaaaaaaatttaaaaaaaaatttaaattttctacAAGCTGTAATTTCTTAATGGGAAAAATCCTATTTTAAGTAAATAtgtgttttctaaaaaaaaaaaaaaaacaaaaaaaaaaaaaccacaacctttttcctttttttgttccTTTAACCCAAGGAAAGATTCCTGATTACTGGGAACCAATGTTTGATGGCTCAAGCCCCAACAGCCCACAAGACAATCTCAGCAATGCTCCTCAGGATTTTCCTTACAACGATTAACGTCCACCCCACCCCACCAAACAACACTACTACCTGCTTTTCTAATATGTAGAAAATATACAAATACGCCCTTTTCTGCCCAACGTTCTGTTACTTAAAAATGCCAGTTTGGTGGAAATGGATGAAGACAAAATACTGTTCATGGTTCAATAACACatggaagtaaaataatgacacgtGTGAGATTACTGAAAGAGCAGTTGCCAATGTTGGTTATCAGGATTGTAGAGGATTAGAAATGACATGGCTGCCTttctccagaaacagcgccacactggtTCACAGGCtgcgtgtggtattgcagctcatcctgtTCACTCCATTGGAGCTGAACTGTATACCAGACACAACCGGTGGTCAGGTGTAGCActatttctgaaagaaagcagccatcttTTACTAATCCTTTGCCACCCCTTTAACTAAGCTATgacaaaatgttgcaaaatgaATGCTATGGGCATTGACTAGCACTTTATATACCACAGCCTATATGCTTTGCCTAATGGACttctttatatattattttgttatttttagtgtatattttgcttattttttttatcttgtaagcaaaaatgtttttatcctacggataggggataaatactagatttatgatgatgggggggggttgggtgctggggaaggggggggggagggggtgctgggggaggggggctttttgatgtctgtctggcccttccttgggctccaggactgtttttttttttttttttcccacccaccttgtaattctttcacttgggggttaattggagcgtTACAGTctagaattgcaagtgggtgggaaaaaacagtcctcaggcccaaggaagggccagacatccagaagcccccctcccccagcccccccttccccacaaccccccccccccccagcactccaaccctaccacagcactccaacacaataatggtgtctaccagctttaactgaggtgccattttaccggcaatcacaggcacccggagcaagattcgggacctgcgtgcatttttatggcagccgggagccttgtgaggctccagcctgtcattctatactttctattgtaggctactctatgtagcctgcaatagaaatgccagatttttgtgatgcatggtattagtgatcagtcctctaggccctagccattagctgttGTCTGCGGCCCTCGCAaaaacctcttgttactcatgtggctctcggggtaccctgagtttgacatgcctgccctAAAGGTTCTTTGTGCATGAAGTGTCAGTGCCCTGTGcatgactgctgctccattcactgctatgggggtcCCAGGACTAATCTCTGGCAATACCCggagccccatagaaatgaatagagtaCTTCTCATACACAAGGAGTCTTAAGGGGGATGAGAGCATaggacattaataagaatagtgttATCCTGCCCTAAGATTCCAGTCCATGTGTACAGGCTGTAATGTGTAGTGCGTTTACCCTGATGGAGGAGGCTCCCGGTTTTCTATCTAATTGCTATATCTTTACTGTCCACATCACTGATGGATCATGTAGTACACAGTTTTTACAGAGCCAGGAGGTGTTTTCTGTTCGGCCTTACTGTTTTGCATCCCTAATAAAATCCCAAGCATATTTCCCCCGCTGCGATGTCCCTCTGCTAACACTCCTGGCAATGTCTGAATAAACTACCAGCTATTCTCTTGTCCCTCTAACACTGTCAGGACAACATCAAAGGTTCTAAGAGCAATGTCATAGGGGAACGGTAAAGCTAAACTGTCAGTTTctccatacatttccaggaggaataacaataggaattttagGAGGCTCCAGACCTGTCACTTTACTGATCCTCTTCTAACACATCTGTGACTGCAATAATTCTTCTTTAGGGTAAAACCTGAAGAAACCTGGGCCTGGGTTCACACTGTTCTTCCCGAGGTTCCCGTGTAAATGTTATTTCATGTAAAACTACTCTTGTGTGTTTTTCTGTTCCTAGAGGACATTTCTTTATACAGAAGTTGCACTTTATACCTCATTTTTTATGTTGGTTATTTATAAAACAGAAGTTCAGTCATGTGTTGTATTCTTTTTTGTCACTTACCAAAAAAACTTACTAACTTGTTATACAGATTCGGATATTCTGTATAtatcaggggcatagctatagggggtgcaggggtagCCGTTGTTACCGGGTCCTGGGCCTTGTGGGGGTCCCAAAGGCCCCGCTGTCACATAGTGTACCtgttctgtcctccctatgtgtgtggggtataggttgacaggcagctaaactccttcccagtaactcatgcactctggagaggtgtccgaactttgcttttattacaagggatagggtgaaactggggaacagaaaacagtacattgcagttacaatgggcatgtggtaatcttccatgacacaaactgtatacatattactatggcagacatacatgtgacaatcttctatgacatggctatgcaggcattactattacataacagcacactATGACACAAACTGTACATGTATCTTGCTGGAAGGAACATCAGATATGTAACATTGTGGTAGTGGGGAGGTAATAGACATCTATGATGTGTATGGTTACATGCGGTATGGAATGGGAGCTGGGTCTGGCTCAATGAGCATGGTCTACTAGCTAGAACAACTATCATGatatcaaatttttatttttttggggaagaatcaacaacaagtgggacacaatagctgaaccttgttggagtggaccaccacctgtccaactggatcctagactacctcacaaaccgacctcaatttatgagagcccaggactgtgtgtctgacactgtgttgtgtagtatgggggcaccacaaggtccagttcttgccccatttctcttcgcactgtacactgctgaattTAGGCACaattcatccagctgttacttacagaagtactccgatgactctgctatagtaggccttatcactgatggcaacgatagggaatacagagacttaaaccaggattttgttgaatggtgccagcaaaaCCAGCTCTGGATTAATGTAGGAAAGACCAAggaaatggtggtggactttagcaaatggagaggtgctccgatCCCAGTGGAGATCGAAGGGACTTTCatggagatagtcaggacctataagtatctgggtgtgctcctcaataataaactggactgggctgatcacttgggtgcattgcacagaaagggtcacagcagactctacctgctcaggaggctgagggcctttggagtccaggggccgcttcttaaggcctttttcaaTTCTATGATTgcgtcagccatctttttcggtctggcctgctgggggagcagtatatcaaccagggacagaaacagaaggGACAGTTCtgtctggggagccccctggacccagtacaggtggtgggtgacagaaggacactgtttgtggtgacctccatgcaggagaatcaatcccaccctatgtatgagaccttgacggcacttgggagcactgtaagtgaccgtctgcttcaccccaagtgtgagaaggagctattgtagatccttcctcccaaccacgatcaggctgtataatctacatcagaccaagtgaagatcactccgcacagaaagaTAAATGagcctgaagtcttccttctttcttctctcacttagctgctacggactcctagtatatctactttttttctcagcatatgtgtgtctacatatgCTGATAGGGTTAATGCCCTACACTTAGGGTGCTGGTTTGGGGACAATGCACACTGTCTGGCAGTTTACCCGCGGACAGATGCAGGGTATCCAATATAGAAAACGAGTGTATAAGTAACTCTGAGTATGCGCACATCACTTCAAAGCCGCGAGTCACCTGCACAAGCACTTTCACGGTCTCTTGGTAAGTCTATATATCAGCATGTGTAGCAAACACTCTGTGCAAACATTCTAGAACTCCTAAAGGTAAGAGAACTACTGACTGCACTGCCATCTAGGAGATAAGACTTGCTGCCATTCAGCCACTATGTGTTATCTATTATGTACATAGAGATAAGGTGAAGCCCATGGAAATAAGACTAATTAGGCAAAACAAACAGCACAACATTGAGACAAGAACTGATGTGTGAAGGAGCTTCCCCTGTTGTGTGGATATATTTGTATAGTGGGGAAACTTGTTTCTATCATTGTAAATACATGTCCAAGAGCGAGTTAGAGATAACCTGACCGTGCCCTGTTATGATATCCATCCATTAGATGGCGCACTCCGTGATGTTACCAGTCTCTGACTGAATTTCTCATATTATGATGGTTTCTCCTACTTGCCCCGCCTAATATCTTTATAGAACTTTCCCAGACATGTGCAAGGCAGCTCAACAAAATCGATGAACTGAAACATATTTTCGGGGATGAACGCTCCTGAATTTCTCCCTAACGTTGTGCAAATTTCCTGCAGCTCCAGGAAACACTTGTTGGAGTCGATCACTGCAAAAGGGGATCTAAAAGTTATTAAATtgaagggttcacttacttttttccTTATACTGTGGATGTTTATTCAATGTAAATGTGTCTTCACCTTTTATTGTGACTTAGAAAATAATCACCAAGAGGGTTTGTTATCCCCAATAGAGCTGATCTCCACCTTCTCCATTCTACAGCCCATATAACAGCAGATTGGGCTTGTAAAAGGTCATAAAATCAATCAAAACATCGCTTATGTATACTGCTCGCAGTAAGTGTGACACTATGAGACTGTATATTGGTGATTTATAACCTAAAAGACTGCCTTGTCACCTGGTGGTCTCTTCATAAAGAAACAGTATCTCCCCAGAGCAATGCCTAAAAAGTAATGTAACCTGCAGAGCATAGCACCTCTAGAGGTAACCTCCGGTATCACCGGGATAGAAATAACATGAAACGGGACGTGTTCTGATTAAAAATGCTGTTTTATTTCAGTTCTTCTCGCATGAATAGTAATTCCAGCGTCTGTCCCTACAAAACAAAGAAGATTGAGAGTCAAGCAAGGAAAGAAAAGATGGTGATGATGATAATATCAGTTCAGTAGTGCAGACAATAGCCTGACTCCTAAACCGGGACTTTCTACAGGTCcatattattatacaatattccgcattacatacagtcctatgaaaaagtttgggcacccctattaatcttaatcatttttagttctaaatattttggtgtttgcagcagccatttcagtttgatatatctaataactgatggacacagtaatatttcaggattgaaatgaggtttattgtactaacagaaatgttcaatatgcattaaaccaaaatgtgaccggtgcaaaagtatgggcacctcaacagaaaagtgacattaatatttagtagatcctccttttgcaaagataacagcctctagtcgcttccacctgcgccggaaaaagacgcgtgaagaggacgttcctgaagaagatggtggcggtgctggagattttttTCGCAGCATTGAGGGCGTCTCCAGTGTtgattgagtgctggggcccatccccccaaaaaaacgggatttcaagcaaatggcggcgctgagaagacatcgaaaggtaggagaagaatagattttcttaaggctattccgacatgttactgagaaaaaaaatgagtttgaattataggatccctttaactttttagAGGGTTTAGTTACATAATTGCTCAGTGAGTACATGATATCAATACCCAGCTCCATGATGTGACCTTCACACTTCTCCAGATATCAGGATTAGCACAAATAACTGAAGGACAACTGGTTAATGTGTATTAGTCCTCCATCATTCTCGTATATATAAACCCCCAGGAGCTCAGATCCACAGGAAGGTCCTCTACCTCCTGACGGCTCAAAACTCCTCTCAGGAACCTCCACCCTTGACATTATGCAGGTGATTTTGGCATTGCTGCTCGGGATCGCTGTGGTTTCTGCAGCTCCTCAAGGTAATGTTGGTGACTATTCTAGTACTAACAGTAATAACAACTTCTAACACTATGAACAACTATTATCCAAGTCCAAAAAATCTGTGATTTGATATTAAGCCCTTTTCATCCTTTCAATGTTTTTTCtacagccatataagggcttgttttttgtggaaaGAGTTGAATTTGCAAATGGCACAATTTTGGACTAAGAAATTTTAACCAAAATGTGTTAATTTCTATAGAAGTTTGATGTGTAGACTTTTAATGGTCAATCTCTAAAATTCTCAGAGTTTTCACTGGATTCCTATGGAGTGACTGGACAGGACTAGGCCCATCATCTCCGATGGCCTTACAATAGTTACATTGGTATATAGGTCCTCGATTAGACGCACGTAACTCTAggaattttttactttttcaaacATGATATTGCACTATGGTTACCCGTCAACTTTACCCAAATCAAGGGCCACGACAGAAAGATGTAAAGTATTACACTGTATATGATGTGCTTGCTTTATTTCCTTCAGAGCGATGGGCCAATAACTACGATCAAGTTCTCAACTATCAGTGTCCGAGTCATCAGAGCATTAACCTAATTTTCAGGTAATAGAATATGTAAGTACTTTATGCAGATTGCCCTGGGGTAGCCAAGTAGGAGGGAGGTGGCTAGTGGGACATGTGCCCCCAGTGCTTTTTATAAGCAGGGGTGACAAAGTGACACCATAATTCCCACCATTGTGGGAGCGCCCTCTCCTCATGGTGTTGTAGTATAGAGGAGCTCATTGCCCGGCTTTACCCTGCTCTCAGGAGACGAAAAAAGCAGGTGCAGAATTGAAGAAAGCCATTCGATTATAGCGATTTGATAGGCCGATTCTTTCTATGTTAGGATGGAAGGTAACGTTTTATGGAAAAGATttgttcagcctggctgtagtagGTTTTGATTTTGGTGAATTTGGTTTCCCAAGTTCTCGTATTACTGGGGCTTGTGTTTTTTTTGAAAAAGTGGGGGGTTGGTAACAAGTCACTAAATCCTTAACCCACTTGCAGAAGGTTGTGTATACTCAACCATCTAGGGTGATATATGGGAAATGTGCCTAGCTATGGTATAATACTGTAGGTGTATCGATGTCCCTTCAAATCAAAGGACCCCAGATAGACCCCTTTAGCATCCAGGACTCCATAGCTGCTACTATGGCTATGGTTACACCCATGAGTAGAAGATTTTCTGAGTATACCCCCCATGTAACTTATCCTACACCATTACAAACCACTTTAACAATTACAAAATTTTATGTATTATATGAATGCTTATTAAAGTATTCCCACCCTCTTATCCCTCCAGCATCCATGATAATAAGCGTGAGGATCGTATCTGGGATTTCGGCTGTCAGAACACCTTTAATAACCCAGGTTCCTGTTCCTGGACGGGTTACGTCAATGACTTTGACCAAGAGTTCACTTACACCTGTCCCTTTGGCACCGTCCTGAGTGGAATGGATAGTTACCATGATAATGGAAGAGAAGACAGGAGGTAATGGGAAGACTTTCGTGATTACAGCAGTTCATGTCTGAAGCCCCTGACAACTTTTTTTTACCCAATTGTTTTTCACTCCTATACATctatgcttaaaggggatgtccaggatattTCAGTATAGTGGTTGGAGGCCCAGGAGGGTGATAGAAGAAAAACAGGCAAAAACAACCCAACCCATACTTACAGATGCTCCGGTGTCACAGGCTGATGTCCGGTCCCGGGAGTCCATGccgcatgtgaccgctgagaccaatcagcaggctaaggaaaggacacaggatgTCGCTCGTGAATACCATAAGTGACGTCTTGGttactttccttaggccactgattggcttcagtagTCACGTGCAGCGGAGACTTCTGCTGGAAAAGCCTCGGGGTGCTGCAGTGCTGGACAatggcaaacagcacttttctctccgtatgttctgtgcagaaacagagtggaaaccacatagaccccattatagtttatggggtccggggttttccttaggtaactgcttttttatgtggataggtttcctttcgggggggagggggggtccccaagtagattCCCCGAacgggaaacctgaacgcagatatgaataaAGTCTGAGTCATGTGATCTCATTCTGACCTGCCGCTATTTACAAACCTTTCACTGCTCCTAATCTCACTTTCTGGATGAGGAAACTGAATTTTTAGATTGATGTAGATTTTCCATATTGATTGAATTAATAGGAGGTATCAAAATCCTTTTCTGGTCAACTATGAAAATCTTGACTTATTTTGGCTGTGTCTGCCAGTTGGCTTACTTATGTTAGGCCTGTTGTAGGAGTGAATACAGAAATTATTATTTTGGTATCCTTTCAATCCCTATgtaatcccctgcccccataggATCTGTACTAGGCCTAACACCCTGTATTAGTTGTGCCTGAAGTGTTCCTTGAAATGAGAGGCGTACCTACAATGGTCCCAGCAGATTCACCAAATAAAGGGATTCCAGGTCtctctaaaatgtttgaggtACTAGATTTTCATGGTGCAGCATCACTAGGATGGGTGAACCTTCCGAGACTCATTTTGTGAATAGTGTCAGGGTTCTCCTGCAGGTTTAGAGTCCACCCCATATTCCAGCTATAGCCCAATTACAGACATCACCAGGAACAAACACTGGATGCTGTAAGGGATCCCGGGAGAGGTTAGGAAAGGAGAGTATGACTGGTTATTACTTTTCTACATGTCTTCTGGGTTTTCAATAATTCATTTTTGGGGAACTCCAGCCACGAATcactattacactctggggtctgaatttgcCATATTTGTATGaatctgtggggccttagcctaaaaaacaaagcctaaaaaacaaaaaattcttcCCTAGATGGAGATTCCTCTGCTGTCAAGGTGAGACGGCTGTCCAGAGAAACTGCCAGTGGAGCGGCTACATCAATGACTTTGATGGCTACCTAAGATGGGACGCACCTCCAAACCATTACCTTGTCGGGGCTCATAgttaccatgacaaccacagagagTAAGTATTTGCACCGGAATACAGGATATGATGCCTCCAATTTGATATTTCATTAACATGCCATAGATATTGATATCTATTGAATTTCTATATTTGGAACCCTTAAAGTGACATTCCCCTAAAAAATGTTATTCTTCGGCATATCAGAAAGATACATGATTGTAAGTGATAGGGAAGGTTATATTTTTTACCAATGGCTGTATTTGTGGATTTAGATCGGGGGTagacaaccttcggcactccacctGTTGTAGaaatacaactctcagcatgcatatttactctgctgttcttggaaccaccatggaagtgaatggagcatgttgggagttgtagtctcacagaagctggagtgctgaaggttgctgatccctggttAGACTCTGACATGGGAGTTGGAGGCCAAATAGTGGATACTTAGAGGCCTCCAGTCAGCCCCCACCACGGCAAACAGTAATAAGGAAGAATTCTACTTTCTCCTAAAGCTTAATCCAATGACTTACAGAGGCGTCATATGGCGGCATATGTAATGCggaatattgtataataatatgGACCTGTAGAAAGTCCCGGTTTAGGAGTCAGGCTATTGTCTGCTCTACTGAACTGATATTATCATCATCACCATCTTTTCTTTCCTTGCTTGACTCTCAATCTTCTTTGTTTTGTAGGGACAGACGCTGGAATTACTATTCATGCGAGAAGAACTGAAATAAAACAGCATTTTTA
It contains:
- the LOC142182938 gene encoding hemagglutinin/amebocyte aggregation factor-like; this translates as MQVILALLLGIAVVSAAPQERWANNYDQVLNYQCPSHQSINLIFSIHDNKREDRIWDFGCQNTFNNPGSCSWTGYVNDFDQEFTYTCPFGTVLSGMDSYHDNGREDRRWRFLCCQGETAVQRNCQWSGYINDFDGYLRWDAPPNHYLVGAHSYHDNHREDRRWNYYSCEKN